Genomic window (Streptococcus suis S735):
ACATAGGAAAAGGTAGTTGCTGGAAACAACTACCCCTTGCAGAACCGTTTAAGACGGTGGCTTGTTATAAATTATTAAAAAATAACCGTGAACTCGCCAAAGTTATAGACGGTTATTTTTTTTGTCGTTTTCACCAATTCAAGTACTAACATCACGAGAGCGATAACAAAGTTACCAGCTACAAACATGAGTGTTAAGACCTCAAAGGTTGACAAAGATAGCTTCTCCTTTCTGTTAGATTTTGATGATTTGCCCATAGACACCACCTACCTTTCAGAAATTAGAGCCACCGTCTTTACTTTTCTGCAAAAACTATTATAGCACAGTTAATAAAGAATTGTAGTCCAATTTACACATCAAAAAACCAGCCTACTTGGGCTGGTCTTCTTGGAGTCGCTCTCTTAGGCGACGACGGTATAAAATCTGCGATGGAATGAAGTAAAGAAAACTTGCCAAAATAATCCAACGTTTATCTATTCCACTAAAGTAAATCACCAAAATCAAAAGAAAGGCAATCGTCAAATAAAAGAAATGATTTGTGAGCAATTTTTTCATAGCATCCTCCATACCTATTTTTCAATATTAGTATATCAAAATACACAAATAGAGTACATACCATTGCCAAAAGTTTTACTTATTTTTCGTATCCAAAACAATGGTCACCGGCCCATCATTGACCAGGCTAACCGCCATATCCGCCCCAAAAACGCCCACTTCAACAGGCACAAAGGCTGACAAGGCCTGGTTAAAAGCATCATAGAGTTGGCTGGCTAGGGCAGGAGCTGCCGCTCCTGTAAAGGCAGGGCGATTGCCTTTTTTTGTATCCGCAAAAAGCGTAAATTGGGAAATGGATAAAATCTTGCCCGCCACATCTTGAACAGACTTGTTCATCTTGCCTGCCTCATCTGAAAAAATCCGCATATTGACAATTTTACGAACAGCATAGTCCAGGTCTTCCTGGCTGTCATCTGGCCCCACACCGACTAGGAGCAAAAGCCCTTGTTCAATTTGCCCATGGATACTTCCTTCGATGGTCACACTAGCCTGTGATACACGTTGTAATACAATTTTCATCTTATCCGTTGGTCCTTTTCACTGAGTAAACTTCTGGCACCGACTTGATCTTGTCCACCAGACTGGTCAAGGTTGCCAGGTTAGAAATGCCAAAGGAAACGTGGATGGTCGCAAACTTCATATCCTTGGTTGGCTGGGCATTGACTGACGAAATATTCTTGCTGGCATTGGTCAAAACCTTGAGGACATCGTTGAGAAGACCTGAGCGGTTGAGACCGTA
Coding sequences:
- the dtd gene encoding D-aminoacyl-tRNA deacylase, with translation MKIVLQRVSQASVTIEGSIHGQIEQGLLLLVGVGPDDSQEDLDYAVRKIVNMRIFSDEAGKMNKSVQDVAGKILSISQFTLFADTKKGNRPAFTGAAAPALASQLYDAFNQALSAFVPVEVGVFGADMAVSLVNDGPVTIVLDTKNK
- a CDS encoding putative holin-like toxin; translation: MSTFEVLTLMFVAGNFVIALVMLVLELVKTTKKITVYNFGEFTVIF